The bacterium genome has a segment encoding these proteins:
- a CDS encoding ABC transporter permease: MPALADDLRLFRRIVSASIRSQMQYKTSFVTGLAIDSLTVFSEFLPVYFMVIKFGSLQGWSILELCILYGMVEISWAVVENLFRGFEDFGPYLIRGDVDCWLLRPRSLILQVAANEFELRRLGRVLQGCVVLAIGGIGLEFGLASWSWLALGIFGGIFFFTGVVMLGAASQFWTLGQTSELQNMLTYGGSAALTYPVSIYTRWFRRVITYAIPLAFVNYFPALAALGRLEEAGVPYWVPWMSPFVCIGVLYLARICFDAGLKRYESTGS; this comes from the coding sequence ATGCCGGCTCTGGCTGACGATCTCCGCCTTTTCCGCCGCATCGTGAGTGCTTCGATTCGCTCGCAGATGCAGTACAAGACGAGCTTCGTCACCGGCCTGGCAATCGATTCCTTGACCGTCTTTTCCGAGTTCCTGCCGGTGTATTTCATGGTGATCAAGTTCGGCAGTCTGCAGGGCTGGAGTATTCTCGAACTCTGCATCCTCTACGGCATGGTCGAGATTTCCTGGGCCGTAGTCGAGAACCTGTTCCGCGGCTTCGAGGACTTCGGCCCCTATCTGATTCGCGGCGACGTCGATTGCTGGTTGTTGCGTCCGCGCAGTTTGATTCTCCAGGTCGCCGCCAATGAGTTCGAACTCCGTCGGCTGGGCCGTGTCCTGCAAGGCTGTGTCGTACTGGCCATCGGCGGAATCGGACTCGAGTTCGGACTCGCGAGCTGGTCCTGGCTAGCTCTCGGAATCTTCGGGGGGATCTTCTTTTTCACCGGTGTGGTCATGCTGGGCGCGGCTTCGCAGTTCTGGACGCTCGGCCAGACATCGGAGTTGCAGAACATGCTGACCTACGGAGGCAGCGCCGCACTGACCTATCCAGTTTCGATCTACACGCGCTGGTTCCGCCGGGTGATCACCTATGCCATACCGCTGGCCTTCGTGAACTACTTCCCCGCGTTGGCGGCCCTCGGGCGCCTGGAAGAGGCGGGAGTTCCATACTGGGTACCGTGGATGTCTCCATTCGTCTGCATCGGCGTGTTGTATCTCGCACGCATCTGTTTTGACGCCGGCTTGAAGCGTTACGAATCGACAGGGAGCTAG
- a CDS encoding amidohydrolase family protein: protein MYDLVIRGGEVVDGTGSEPRHADVAIQGDRVVEVGEVRGDARKTIDAEGRLVCPGFIDIHAHMDAQVMWDPIASSPCWHGITTILNGNCGLSLAPASPRKAGFLVKLLESVEDIPAEAILAGNRFAGGSFGDYLDTLDSLPMGINVASLVGHTAVRFQAMGERSMEEGVEPSSEEMAAMCVSVKDAIDAGAFGFSTSRSFLHTTSDGRHVPGTFAGLDELMAFGKLIQQAGHGIYGWVPPVESGDQEAHYREVEMMKKISIDTGCAFTFAVLQNRDNPGLWRELMDRIAQANAEGAKLAPQTEVRAVGVVVGLPNITPFDQSLAWLALKDLSIPERLDALRDPERRAQLVRGGNEAATEGQLSMIYHLVVEDGNARYDFSEENSLWAIAKHRGTTPADAFIDMVLEADGGAYFIFPFANYDIEVVGELLSDPSVLLGLADSGAHVGQICDTSFSTFFLRYWIRERELMSLGAGIRKLTSEPAEFLGIQDRGVLRPGAFADINVIDLDGLRVHPPEYANDLPGGAWRFIQRASGFKYTLVNGKIFMKDGEHQGECAGRVLRSS, encoded by the coding sequence ATGTACGACCTGGTGATTCGAGGCGGCGAGGTCGTGGACGGTACGGGTAGCGAGCCCAGACACGCTGACGTGGCGATCCAGGGCGATCGCGTGGTCGAAGTCGGTGAGGTACGCGGCGATGCCCGTAAGACCATCGACGCCGAAGGCCGGCTGGTCTGTCCGGGTTTCATCGACATCCATGCGCACATGGATGCCCAGGTGATGTGGGACCCGATTGCTTCGTCTCCCTGCTGGCACGGCATAACAACGATCTTGAACGGGAACTGTGGTTTGAGCCTGGCGCCCGCAAGCCCCAGGAAGGCGGGCTTTCTGGTCAAGTTGCTGGAGTCCGTAGAAGACATCCCTGCGGAGGCCATCCTGGCGGGCAATCGTTTCGCAGGCGGGAGCTTTGGCGACTACCTCGATACTCTCGATTCGCTTCCGATGGGCATCAACGTCGCGTCCCTGGTCGGACACACCGCGGTGCGTTTCCAGGCCATGGGCGAGCGCAGCATGGAAGAGGGCGTGGAGCCCAGTAGCGAAGAGATGGCCGCCATGTGTGTCTCGGTGAAAGACGCCATCGACGCCGGTGCCTTTGGATTTTCGACTTCGCGTTCTTTCCTCCACACCACGTCGGATGGCCGCCACGTGCCCGGCACCTTCGCGGGCCTCGATGAGCTGATGGCTTTCGGCAAGCTGATCCAGCAGGCCGGGCACGGCATCTATGGCTGGGTCCCCCCTGTGGAGAGCGGAGATCAGGAGGCGCACTACCGAGAAGTGGAGATGATGAAGAAGATCTCCATCGACACCGGTTGCGCCTTCACCTTTGCGGTGCTGCAGAATCGCGACAACCCGGGGCTCTGGCGCGAACTCATGGATCGGATTGCGCAAGCCAATGCCGAGGGAGCGAAGCTCGCGCCGCAGACCGAAGTGCGAGCCGTCGGCGTGGTAGTCGGACTGCCGAACATCACGCCATTTGACCAGAGCCTGGCCTGGCTGGCTCTCAAGGATCTGTCCATCCCCGAACGACTGGACGCCCTGCGCGATCCCGAGCGTCGCGCACAACTCGTGCGCGGTGGCAATGAAGCGGCCACCGAAGGCCAGCTTTCCATGATCTACCACCTGGTCGTGGAAGACGGCAACGCGCGCTACGACTTTTCCGAAGAAAACAGTCTTTGGGCCATCGCCAAGCATCGGGGAACGACTCCGGCCGATGCCTTCATCGACATGGTGCTCGAGGCCGATGGCGGGGCGTACTTCATCTTCCCCTTTGCGAACTACGACATCGAAGTCGTGGGAGAACTTCTGAGCGACCCGAGCGTCTTGCTGGGACTGGCCGATTCCGGGGCCCACGTTGGGCAGATCTGCGACACGAGTTTTTCGACCTTCTTCCTGCGCTACTGGATTCGCGAGCGGGAGCTCATGTCATTGGGAGCGGGGATTCGCAAGCTCACTTCCGAACCCGCGGAGTTCCTGGGGATCCAGGACCGCGGGGTCCTGCGACCCGGCGCCTTTGCCGACATCAATGTGATCGACCTCGACGGGTTGCGCGTCCATCCCCCCGAATACGCGAACGACCTGCCCGGAGGGGCCTGGCGTTTCATCCAGAGAGCTTCGGGCTTCAAGTACACGCTGGTCAATGGCAAGATCTTCATGAAGGACGGCGAACACCAGGGGGAATGCGCGGGACGAGTGCTTCGGAGTTCCTGA
- a CDS encoding TetR/AcrR family transcriptional regulator, translating to MSPAKQQTAVRRGTSHAPAHERRTQILEAAVRCFAESGYERTTMDDVARSSKLSKGSLYRFFPSKVDLLSALFELFEQRTFAILDATESPDSALVQLRGCGQLAIDLFGGPTELLNTWAEFLGHRESRERMRQVYRRWRRRLAEIVQGGITSGEIREMNPDDAAIAVLATFEGLLLQAMVDPRFDVRSSWPGVWVVVESGLRRTT from the coding sequence ATGTCCCCAGCAAAGCAGCAGACAGCTGTTCGGCGCGGCACGAGCCATGCGCCCGCCCACGAACGCCGCACGCAGATTCTGGAAGCTGCGGTTCGCTGTTTTGCGGAGTCCGGCTACGAGCGGACGACCATGGATGACGTCGCCCGCTCCTCGAAGCTGTCGAAGGGCAGTCTGTACCGCTTCTTCCCGAGCAAGGTGGACCTTCTCTCTGCGCTCTTCGAACTCTTCGAACAGCGCACGTTCGCCATTCTCGATGCCACCGAGTCGCCCGACTCGGCGCTGGTCCAACTGCGAGGCTGTGGTCAGTTGGCGATCGACCTGTTCGGCGGTCCCACGGAATTGCTCAACACCTGGGCCGAGTTCTTGGGACATCGCGAGAGTCGCGAGCGAATGCGCCAGGTGTACCGACGCTGGCGACGGCGTCTCGCTGAAATCGTACAGGGGGGAATCACGTCCGGCGAAATCCGCGAGATGAATCCGGATGACGCCGCAATTGCAGTACTTGCCACGTTCGAGGGATTGCTCCTCCAGGCCATGGTCGATCCGCGCTTCGATGTGCGCAGTAGTTGGCCTGGCGTATGGGTGGTCGTCGAAAGTGGTCTGAGGAGGACGACATGA
- a CDS encoding LLM class flavin-dependent oxidoreductase yields the protein MIDQIGLLAFWKGYERELTVRAAQLADELGYDSFWLPEAWGYEVFSLLTEIAVRTKRIKLGTAIVNVYSRSPGLLAMQAATLDEISEGRLILGIGPSGKRVIEGFHGRSFEKPLTHVRDVIRVTRTLLAGESLDRADARLHEYRPFRLEMTPRRREIPIFVASLKQKSIESIGEMADGWIPTFWPYTNLAQGHAWIATGAARSGRSTSEITTAPFTTVLPMGEEGGSRQGREIIAFYIGGMGDYYKELLSGFGFAEECAKIEELYKDRATRGEAGEAVSDKMIEALSITGSPEQCVEELRRRREFGIDLPILNLPNQVPWEIVDMFIRAMAPVR from the coding sequence TTGATTGATCAGATCGGACTACTAGCGTTTTGGAAGGGCTACGAACGCGAACTGACCGTGCGTGCCGCGCAACTGGCCGATGAACTCGGCTACGATTCGTTCTGGTTGCCCGAGGCCTGGGGCTACGAGGTCTTCTCGTTGCTGACCGAGATCGCGGTTCGCACCAAGAGAATCAAGCTCGGAACGGCCATCGTGAACGTCTACAGTCGCTCGCCGGGTCTGCTCGCGATGCAGGCCGCAACACTGGACGAGATCAGTGAGGGGCGTCTGATCCTGGGGATCGGCCCGAGCGGCAAGCGCGTGATCGAGGGATTTCACGGCCGCAGCTTCGAAAAGCCCCTGACGCACGTACGCGACGTGATCCGCGTAACCCGCACGCTACTGGCGGGCGAGTCGCTGGATCGCGCGGACGCTCGCCTTCACGAGTACCGGCCCTTCCGCCTGGAGATGACACCTCGACGCAGAGAGATCCCCATCTTCGTTGCGTCTCTCAAACAGAAGTCGATCGAATCGATCGGCGAGATGGCCGACGGCTGGATCCCGACCTTCTGGCCGTATACGAACCTGGCACAAGGGCACGCATGGATCGCGACCGGCGCGGCCCGCTCCGGGCGCAGCACTTCGGAGATCACCACCGCACCTTTCACAACCGTTCTGCCCATGGGTGAAGAAGGCGGTTCGCGTCAGGGTCGCGAGATCATCGCCTTCTACATCGGCGGCATGGGCGACTACTACAAGGAATTGCTGTCGGGTTTCGGCTTTGCGGAAGAATGCGCCAAGATCGAAGAACTGTATAAGGACAGAGCCACACGCGGAGAAGCGGGCGAGGCGGTCAGCGACAAGATGATCGAAGCGCTGAGCATCACGGGAAGTCCGGAGCAGTGCGTGGAAGAACTCCGGCGGAGACGCGAGTTCGGAATCGATCTTCCGATCCTGAACCTCCCGAATCAGGTTCCCTGGGAGATCGTCGACATGTTCATCCGCGCCATGGCGCCGGTCCGCTGA
- a CDS encoding ATP-binding cassette domain-containing protein, with the protein MAVIHVSDLSKEYRVARHHRGALGALRNLFDPRYEVVRAVDGIDFEIERGEFVGFIGPNGAGKSTTVKVLTGVLEATSGRVEVCGRIPRLERVAHVSHLGVVFGQRTQLWWDLPVIESYELLQHVYAVPRARFTAQRDRLVELLELGPLLDTPVRKLSLGQRMRCELAGALLHEPDLLFLDEPTIGLDVVAKQSIRQFLAAENAERGTTILLATHDLPDIERLCPRMLMIDNGQLVFDGPVAEVRRRLGRERNLQVDFEGPPPAELPDGVRVTERGPERLVLRFAREDIPAPELISWLAERAPIADLTLEDPPIEDIVAKIYREGLA; encoded by the coding sequence GTGGCCGTGATTCACGTTTCCGATCTCTCCAAGGAATACCGCGTCGCCCGGCATCATCGCGGCGCATTGGGTGCGCTGCGAAATCTCTTTGATCCCCGCTACGAAGTCGTGCGTGCGGTCGATGGCATCGACTTTGAGATCGAGCGCGGCGAATTCGTGGGTTTCATCGGTCCCAATGGTGCGGGCAAGTCGACGACGGTCAAGGTTCTGACCGGTGTACTCGAAGCTACATCCGGCCGGGTCGAGGTCTGCGGTCGCATTCCCCGGCTCGAAAGAGTCGCCCACGTGTCCCATCTCGGAGTGGTCTTCGGCCAGCGCACCCAGCTCTGGTGGGATCTGCCGGTGATCGAGTCCTACGAACTATTGCAGCACGTCTACGCGGTCCCCCGGGCACGCTTCACGGCCCAGCGCGATCGACTGGTCGAACTACTGGAACTCGGTCCTCTGCTCGATACTCCGGTGCGAAAGCTCTCTTTGGGTCAGCGCATGCGCTGCGAGCTTGCAGGTGCGCTTCTACACGAACCGGACCTCCTGTTCCTCGACGAACCGACGATTGGTCTCGATGTCGTGGCCAAACAATCCATCCGCCAGTTCCTCGCCGCCGAGAACGCCGAACGTGGCACGACGATCTTGCTGGCCACACACGATCTTCCCGATATCGAGAGGCTGTGTCCGCGGATGCTCATGATCGACAACGGCCAGCTCGTGTTCGACGGACCGGTCGCCGAGGTGCGGCGCCGGCTCGGTCGCGAGCGAAACCTTCAGGTGGACTTCGAAGGTCCGCCTCCGGCCGAGCTACCCGATGGTGTACGCGTGACCGAACGCGGACCCGAACGACTGGTGCTGCGCTTTGCGCGCGAGGACATTCCCGCACCCGAATTGATCAGCTGGCTGGCCGAACGCGCTCCGATCGCCGATCTGACCCTCGAAGATCCACCGATCGAAGACATCGTGGCGAAGATCTACCGCGAAGGCCTCGCCTGA